The nucleotide sequence GCAGGTGATTTTGCCCCGCATACAGAGAGAAATCAATTAATAAAATCCTTTGCAACAAAAGCAGAGGTGATTATTGCCGGATTAAGAAAAGATTTTGACAACGAATTAGTTGAAGAACTCATAATTCCGCTTACATTCGATTTGAATTTTTTAATTAAAACCGGACAGAAAAATAAATCAACATCTAAGTCATCTGCTTCAAAAATTGCTGAAACAAAAAGTGATCCTAAACCTGTCGAGTCAAAGGAATCAATTGTTCCTAAAAAGGATTTTGAAGAGACAAAAACAGTTATTCAAAAAGATGCAAATGAAAATCCGGAAAAAGCTCTTCCATGGAATTATGGAGCAAAATTTTTAGACAAAGAAAAACAGCTTCAACCCGGCTCCAAAAATATTGAGGGTATTGAATCTGAGAAAAAAGGAATTCAGGTAAACAAAAATAATAGTCACGATAAAGTAAATGAATTTGAACCCGTCAGTTCGCATCTTTCTACAACTAAATCTGATGAAGAAGAAATTGACACAGTGAAATATATCGTCAGTACTATTTCAGAATCAGTTGAAGATAAAGAAGATAAAAAGTTTACGGAAGTCAAATCAAAAACAGATTCATTTCGTTATCAGGCTGATAATTATAGAGATAAAAAAGGAGGGAACGATAAGTTTCCGTTCAGGAAAACAAAAAATAACCGTGATTCAATCTATCGTGAAAGAAAAAGTTTTCTGCCGATAGTTTCGATTATGGCATTAGTTGTAATTGGAGCAATCGTAATTTATTTATATGTTATAAAAGAAAAACCAGGAAGAATAGAACACACTAATATCGTACAGGATATTCAACCTCCTCCAACTGGCAATGTCATCGAACGCGATTACGAGTACGCTGTAACTTATCCTTATCCGAAGTCAGATGAAAAAGTTGATATTTCCGGTTATGATCAGAATCTTTTTTCTGAATCTAAAAATGAATCAGTCATAAACGAAAAGAATAAGTCTGAAAGTATAACTGAAACGACGACCGAGTTAAAAACAGAAAATAAATCTGATAAAAATAAAGAAGCGGAGAACAAAACAACCACAGAAATTAAAACACCACCACCAGTGGAGCAGAAAGAGAATACTGTTGCTGAACCAAAAGTGGAAAAGTCAAATAGAATATTCCTGTATAAAAACTTTTATGTTGTTTATGTTGCATCATATAATTCTGAAGAAGATGTGAATCGTGCAGCAGACAGATATTTCGAATTAGGATATAATGCAATCGTAGAGACAGTAGAGAGAGGAAGAAATCCTGAATACAAGTTAATAGTAGGTGATTTTACGTCGGAAGAATTTGCTAAACAATTTCAACAAAAATATATTAAGTAATAAAAATAAATATTTGGAGAGAAATGAATTTAATTGAAATCTTTCTAAAGGGCGGAATGGTTATGTGGGCAATATTGTTCTGCTCTGTTGTAGCATTAGCAGTAGCTATCGATAGATTTTTAATCCTTCGTAAAGCTAAAATCAATGTACCTGCCTTCCTCGTCAGAATAAGAGGATTTATTAAAAGTAAAGATATGAGTGGAGCTGCATCATACTGCCTGAGAGAGAAATCTCCAATTGGTAATATGGTGAGAAAAGGTTTGAAAAAATTTGGTATGGGTCACGAACGAGTTAAAGAAGCGATTGAAAATGCAGGCAGACAGGAAGTAAGCAAACTCGAAAAAGGATTATCAGTTCTTGCAACTGTAGCGGGAGTAGCTCCTTTGCTTGGATTTCTTGGTACTGTTACCGGTATGATTCAGGCATTTATGAGGATTGAGGATCTTGCAGGTGCTGCTAATCCCGGAGATCTCGCCGGAGGCATTTGGGAAGCTTTATTAACTACAGCATTTGGTTTAATCGTTGGAATTCCTGCGTACGTTGCGTATAACTATTTCCTGAGTGCAGTCAGCAAATTTGTGTCAGATATGGAAACTGTCGCAAACGATGTAGTGGATACTATGCAGGATTCAACCAGAGCGGTAAATGAATTTGATGATGAAATTGAAGTTGAGATGTAGGTAGAATTATGAAGTTTAAATTATCAAATCAACCATTAAGCGTGTTCTCGTATGCCTCACTCACGGATATGGTATTGTTGTTACTGATTTTTTTCTTGCTGTCATCACAATTCGTAATCCAAACCGGTGTAAAGGTGAAATTACCTGGTTCAAAAACAAACGAGCTTTCGGATGCAACTAAATTAGTTGTAACAATAACTTCTGCAGGTGTTGTGTATGCGGGAGCTGATCAAACAACAATTGAGTTATTGTCAGGTAAACTACTTGAATTGAAAGGTGCAGCGGAGGAAGGGAGTCTTATAATCAGGGCTGATAAGACTGTACAGATTGACCTGGTAATAAAAGTTATTGATGCCGCAAAATCTGTTGGAATTGGAAAATTTACAATCGAAACTGAGAAAGAAAATATTTAAGGAGGTCTGCTATGTCTTCCAAAAAACGTTCTGGGATATCTTATGCTATTTCATTTGTGCTTCATGGAATAGGTTTTCTGCTTCTTCTTTTTATTAATTTATCTTTTGATTATACACCTTCTGATTATGTAGAATTAACATTTGGTATAGAAGGTCAATCTGGTTCATCTGGTGCACAAGGAAATAATATTAGTATTATTAAAGAAGTGCCTAAACCAAATGAGAAGGAGCAATCGAAAGAAAAAAATCCTGAAGTAAAAGAGGTGGATCTGCCTGTTGCAATAAATACAGAAAATGAAAGCGAAATAAAACCTGCGAATAATGATAAGGAAATTGCAGAAGAGAAAACAGAAAAGAATACTGAAACCCTGACTTCAAACTCAAATTTGGGTGAGGAAGGAAATAATAGTAATGCACAGGGTGATTTTGGATTTGATATTGATTGGGGTGGAAAAGGTACAAGAAAAATTTATAGTTTTATCCTGCCTCAATATCCTGAAGGAGTTAAAAAAGAAGTTAACATAAAATTACAGTTTACAATTTTGCCTGATGGTACTGTGGGAACTATCATCCCCAAAATGAAAGCAGATACAAGATTGGAGAACGCAGCTATCAATTCACTAAGGCAGTGGAGATTCGAAGCGCTTAGTTCTCATCAAAAACAGGTTGAACAAACAGCAGTTATTATTTTTCCTTACCGGCTGCAGTAGGTTTTTTGTAATAGAATTTATAAAAGATGTACTCTGCGATTGTTAACAGAGTCAGAGAAAAAGTATCTCTGTCATAATAAATTCCTAATCCTTCCGGTTCCATAATAAATTTTGCGATCATTCCGGTTATCGACCACCCTACAGCAAAGAGAATTAAAATTAGACTGACATTCAGTAGAGCACTTGAGGTTCCATCATTCTGCCATTTCCATGTAAAAATCAGAAGTAAGAAAAGAAAATGTGCGGAATAAATTACGGCTGAAATCATTTTAAAATATTTGGTTTCGTTTATTTATTATTGCAGTTCCAACAATACCACCAATAATACCGGATATCGGATACGTAATAAAATTTGTGATAGTAATGAGAAAAGTATAATAAAAAGAAAATCCTTTAGTATGTATATCTTCAGTAATTTTATGGAGTATTTTTAGTGATTCATCGGCAGCCGTACCCAAATTCAGATCCTTTACAAGTTTTTCTGCTTGCGGCAATGTGGATATAATTTCACTTGACTTGGTAATGTAAGTGATAATTACGTCAAAGCTACTTGCGAAAAAAGCAGCTACAATTGCAGTCAGAACTCCGATTAAAATTCCGGTACCTGTATTAATTTTTAATAAATCTGGCTGAGATTTTTTGTAAATGAAAATAGCAAATCCTGAAGCGAAGGGAACCAGCAAACAACAAGCAACACCTTGCATCGACTGAATGGCAGTTGGTATTGCTGCACCAAAACCACAAATTAATGCTGATAAAAACTTTTTATTCATTTTTCAAAACTTTTTTGATGAATAAATAATCTTCTAATTCTGAAATGATAAGTAGTAGAAGAAAGCTTCCGAAAATTAATCCTGTTAGAGATGCAACAATTTTTGAATATTGATATAATCCCATCAGAACAGAAATAATATCAAGAAGCATCGGCAGAGACATAAATATGAATATCTTTTTATCTATATGAATTGGTTTCCGGAATAAATTAATCAGACAAGTTATAAATGCCCCAAAATAAATTCCTGCACATCTTGCACATACAAGTAAATGTTCATTACCAATCGTGATACATCTTGCTGAATCCTGATGACACATTGTCGAGTAAGTTCTTGCAAATAGAAATTGAAGGAAAGAGTTATCAATATCAAGCAACACTGGTGTTAAAAATCCATAAATCCATATTCCCAATAATGAAAGAATAGAAATACATAAAAAAATAAAATTCATTTTGGAAACCTGATAAGTCTGCGGAGATTTATTAAATAGCTGAAGATTCAAGTCAGAGACTCACATTCGTGAAAAAATTACTATCTCTTTATTTGTCAGAACGTAGAGCTTATTATTAAAAATCAATGCGGAGACTAAATCTAATTTGTCATCAATTCCTGAAAGAATTATTTCGTTAAGCCTAATATCCGGTGATCTCAGGTTTGCAGTAAAAATTTTTTCATTAGTTGTTACAGTTAGCCAATCAAATATTATCCTGATACTTTCAAACTCTTCCGCACTCGAAGTTCTGCCAACCCCGTTACCATACTGATCGAAAATAACAATTTCACTTCCATCAATTACAAAAATATTATTTTGCATCGAGACTGCCAGTTGAATCGGTTTCTCGAGAGCGAAATTTCCATAATCATAACCGCCAAAATTTTGAAGAAAATTTCCGAAGATATCAAACTTAACTATTCTTGAATTTTCAGAATCAAGAATAAATATATCTCCCAGATTTGACATTACTGCACTTAGCGGGTATCCAAAACGTTCCTGTTCATTTTCACTTTCACGAGTATAAATTTGAAAGTTAAAATTTAAGTTCTTATCAAATCTTTGAATGCGGTTATTGTTTTTATCCGCCACATAAACTTTCAAAGCATCAGCAAAAATATCAGCAGGATTATCGAAAGCACTTTCCCTCCATCCATATCCTCCAATTTTTTTGAGTATGTTTCCAACAGTATCCAATGCGGTAATTTCATCTGTTGCTATATCAGATACGTAAATAAATCCTGCGGAATTAATATAGAATGAAGACGCGTTAACGAATTTCCCGATGCTTCTTTCAAATTGATATTGTTGAGGAAAAGAAACCGCAACGGATAACAGAATTAGTAATGTAATATGTAATTTCATTTAAAATAAAATAGATTTTTATGTGATAATATTAGTGAATAATAGAGTTAAAAAAAATTTATTTACACCTGATTGATTAAACTAAACCTGGTGGAAAAAAGTATTTGTCTTTGAAATTGCTGTGGCATTACGTTGTAAATGGAACCACACATATCTATATTTACAAATCAAATTTTGTCCCGTGGTGTAACTGGTTAACACGTCTGACTCTGGATCAGAAGAGTCTAGGTTCGAGTCCTAGCGGGACAGCTTAGTAATGAATAATGTATAATTAACAATTTACAATTAAAATTTAATTGGTTTCGTATTTTTTAATTGTAAATTTTTCATTTTTAATTGTTAATTAGATCGGCGCGTTCGTCTAGTGGCTTAGGACGCCGCCCTCTCAAGGCGGAGATCGCGGGTTCGAATCCCGCACGCGCTACTTCTTTCTATCCTTTATAACATCTGACAAAATTCCATTAGTTTTTACTTTGAAAAAAATAGATGTGTATTTTGCCCAATTACTTTTTAAGGAAATAGTAATAATTATGAAACGATTTGAAAAACACATTTTTATTTGTGAGAATAAAAGACCTGAAGGTCATCCTAAAGGATGTTGTGCCGACAAGAACAGTCTGGCGGTCAGGGATTTATTTAAAAAGCGTTTGAAAGAACTGGGGCTCAGTACTGAAATCCGAGCCAATGCAGCCGGTTGTCTGGATGCCTGCGAGCATGGAGTTACTGTTGTTGTTTATCCAGAACAAATTTGGTATGGTAAAGTTTTAGTTGATGATGTGGAAACTATTATTCAGGAACATATATTAAAAAACAATCCGGTGGAGCGATTAAAAATAAAAGATGCGAAGTTTAACAAAACATAAGTTAAAAGTTGATTCGCAGCAGTCTTCCGAAATTCTTAAAAGATTAAAGAAAGAATACCCTCTTGTAAAAATTGCCCTGGAGTTTGAAACTCCATTTCAACTTTTAATTTCTACAATCCTTTCTGCGCAATGTACCGATGCAAGAGTAAATCTTGTTACAAAAACACTTTTCAAAACATATAGAAAACCAGAAGACTATCTATTAGTCTCAAACGAAGAACTTGGGAAAGATATTTTTTCAACAGGTTTTTATCATCAAAAAGCTAAAAGCATAAAAAATTGTTGTAAAATGTTAATTGAAATTTTTGATAGCAAAGTTCCGGCTGATTTCGAATCACTTTGTTCACTTCCCGGAGTTGGAAGAAAAACTGCATCTGTTGTTGCCGGAAATGCATTTGGA is from Ignavibacteriota bacterium and encodes:
- a CDS encoding DUF2085 domain-containing protein, producing the protein MNFIFLCISILSLLGIWIYGFLTPVLLDIDNSFLQFLFARTYSTMCHQDSARCITIGNEHLLVCARCAGIYFGAFITCLINLFRKPIHIDKKIFIFMSLPMLLDIISVLMGLYQYSKIVASLTGLIFGSFLLLLIISELEDYLFIKKVLKNE
- a CDS encoding biopolymer transporter ExbD, which encodes MKFKLSNQPLSVFSYASLTDMVLLLLIFFLLSSQFVIQTGVKVKLPGSKTNELSDATKLVVTITSAGVVYAGADQTTIELLSGKLLELKGAAEEGSLIIRADKTVQIDLVIKVIDAAKSVGIGKFTIETEKENI
- a CDS encoding SPOR domain-containing protein; amino-acid sequence: MISKDDLVKVVAQKCGVSVESSSFFFEVFVNRLSNKLKPGDLLHFYDLGFFHKRNCRIQLEKSPDSPIPKSYLIQLVIFSDEAKIKSDLSSIHFLKIANLKTLWVDDKDFQKSLAAGDFAPHTERNQLIKSFATKAEVIIAGLRKDFDNELVEELIIPLTFDLNFLIKTGQKNKSTSKSSASKIAETKSDPKPVESKESIVPKKDFEETKTVIQKDANENPEKALPWNYGAKFLDKEKQLQPGSKNIEGIESEKKGIQVNKNNSHDKVNEFEPVSSHLSTTKSDEEEIDTVKYIVSTISESVEDKEDKKFTEVKSKTDSFRYQADNYRDKKGGNDKFPFRKTKNNRDSIYRERKSFLPIVSIMALVVIGAIVIYLYVIKEKPGRIEHTNIVQDIQPPPTGNVIERDYEYAVTYPYPKSDEKVDISGYDQNLFSESKNESVINEKNKSESITETTTELKTENKSDKNKEAENKTTTEIKTPPPVEQKENTVAEPKVEKSNRIFLYKNFYVVYVASYNSEEDVNRAADRYFELGYNAIVETVERGRNPEYKLIVGDFTSEEFAKQFQQKYIK
- a CDS encoding (2Fe-2S) ferredoxin domain-containing protein → MMKRFEKHIFICENKRPEGHPKGCCADKNSLAVRDLFKKRLKELGLSTEIRANAAGCLDACEHGVTVVVYPEQIWYGKVLVDDVETIIQEHILKNNPVERLKIKDAKFNKT
- a CDS encoding MotA/TolQ/ExbB proton channel family protein yields the protein MNLIEIFLKGGMVMWAILFCSVVALAVAIDRFLILRKAKINVPAFLVRIRGFIKSKDMSGAASYCLREKSPIGNMVRKGLKKFGMGHERVKEAIENAGRQEVSKLEKGLSVLATVAGVAPLLGFLGTVTGMIQAFMRIEDLAGAANPGDLAGGIWEALLTTAFGLIVGIPAYVAYNYFLSAVSKFVSDMETVANDVVDTMQDSTRAVNEFDDEIEVEM
- the nth gene encoding endonuclease III, whose product is MRSLTKHKLKVDSQQSSEILKRLKKEYPLVKIALEFETPFQLLISTILSAQCTDARVNLVTKTLFKTYRKPEDYLLVSNEELGKDIFSTGFYHQKAKSIKNCCKMLIEIFDSKVPADFESLCSLPGVGRKTASVVAGNAFGIPAIAVDTHVKRLSNLMGFVDSDNPEKIEERLKEIFPSREWISLGHYLMSHGRKICIARRPKCTECIIGDLCPSYDPENKKL